One window from the genome of Variovorax sp. PAMC26660 encodes:
- a CDS encoding YchJ family protein has product MSAIDPTTGPCPCGRTDRRDKPIGYALCCGRYLDDFENTPAPDAESLMRSRYSAFVLERAEYLLASWHASKRPASIEFEPGVKWLGLDIRSRSVLDADHAEVEFVARQRSAATGAATRLHERSRFVREDERWYYLEGDLQQPLG; this is encoded by the coding sequence ATGAGCGCCATCGATCCCACCACCGGACCTTGCCCCTGCGGTCGCACCGACCGCCGCGACAAGCCCATCGGCTACGCCTTGTGCTGTGGCCGCTACCTCGACGATTTCGAGAACACACCCGCCCCCGACGCCGAATCGCTGATGCGTTCGCGCTATTCGGCCTTCGTGCTGGAGCGGGCCGAATACCTGCTCGCCAGCTGGCATGCGTCGAAACGGCCGGCCTCGATCGAGTTCGAGCCGGGCGTCAAATGGCTGGGGCTGGACATCCGTTCGCGCTCCGTGCTGGACGCGGACCATGCCGAGGTCGAGTTCGTTGCGCGCCAGCGCAGCGCGGCCACGGGCGCCGCCACGCGCCTGCACGAGCGCAGCCGTTTCGTACGGGAAGACGAGCGCTGGTACTACCTCGAAGGCGACCTGCAGCAGCCCCTGGGTTGA